The segment TGCGAGGCGGGATGGCCGTTCACGGCGTCTGGAAGCGGCGGAAACCGTTCGGGGTGCGACCAGGTGGTTCCATCATCCGTTGAACGCACGTGAAAGCCCACGCCGGGACGGGAGACCCAGGTATGCTTGGATACCTCCGGCGCCTGGGCGAGTTCCAGGTCCACCGTGCTGGCGTGCAGAAAGAGCTCGCCGCTGGAAAGCGTATGGGTTCCGAAGTCGATCACGCCGCCGTACGGGTAGGCCGTCACCAGTTCCGTCGGTCCCCAGGACTGCCCGTCATCGCCGGATCGGCAAGCCCGCACGTCGAAGAGAGGATGGCTGTGGTGGCTGAACCCCGTGGCGGGCGACCGGTGAAACAGCGTCAGCAGGTCGCCGCCGGACGTCCGGACAATGTTTGGATGGGCGCCGTACCAGCCCTCTTCGCGATAGATCGTTAAATGGTCTGCTATGCGCCATGCCATGGGGACTCAGCCTCCAGGTGTCATGCCCCGGTCATTCGTACCTGTTTATGATCAGCGAGATCGTCGATGGATTCAACAATATATCGGTGCCGGGTTCGCGGCAAATGGAAATATGAACACGATGCGCTACAACCCGCGACGGTTCGCCATTATTCAACCGGACATTGCGGCGAGCCGTCTGAACGCATCCGGTTCAGGACCGGTTTCAATGTGTCTGAGGATCTCGTCGGCACAGCTTTCGGCGCTCAGGGTAGATGTATCGACCTCAAGGTCGTAGATACCGGGTTGATGCACCTCCCGGTCCCAGATCCGCACCAGTTCAGGTACGGGCGTGTCGTCCGGAATTCCTTCTTCTCTGAGCCAGGTTTCCCTGCGGCGGCGCCAGACGACGTCGACGGGACAGCGCACGCCTGCGAAATACGCGTCCATTCCTTCCATGCGTTTGGCGCAATCGTAGAGGATGCCGCCCAGCGTTGCGTAATCGTCGTGATGCGCGACGTCGGCAACCACGTTCAGGCCCTTGCGGAGGTGGGTCGCGATGGAATCATAGAGCGCATCGTACATTACGGGTATCAACGGTTCGAGATCGGGCCTTTCGCCCCCCTTCCGGTCCGCGATACCGGCGGGCCGGAGCCCGATCCCGGGACGAAGTTTCGCCGGCGTGATTTCAATGAATCGATCGGCGCCGAGATTCATCCATGGTTCCCGTGACATCTGCTGGATGGCGGAAGCGATGCTGGATTTGCCCGATCTTGGCGCGCCGTTGAGTATGACGGCCGTGCCCGGCCGGATCTCAGATGGAGGCATGCCGCCCTTGTCCTGTAGACATGCTGTTTCGTACCGGAAGGCAACCCCGGACACCGGT is part of the Gemmatimonadota bacterium genome and harbors:
- a CDS encoding chloramphenicol phosphotransferase; translation: MPPSEIRPGTAVILNGAPRSGKSSIASAIQQMSREPWMNLGADRFIEITPAKLRPGIGLRPAGIADRKGGERPDLEPLIPVMYDALYDSIATHLRKGLNVVADVAHHDDYATLGGILYDCAKRMEGMDAYFAGVRCPVDVVWRRRRETWLREEGIPDDTPVPELVRIWDREVHQPGIYDLEVDTSTLSAESCADEILRHIETGPEPDAFRRLAAMSG